The Bradysia coprophila strain Holo2 unplaced genomic scaffold, BU_Bcop_v1 contig_732, whole genome shotgun sequence genome has a window encoding:
- the LOC119084212 gene encoding 4-coumarate--CoA ligase 1-like encodes MTTESDPYVIYGGDPTETDKVDADCPSLGAMVMSDFQLGEDKTCFINGATNEKWTYKDMLEQTSLLARVLYGAGIRQNDVVSIVSENRFEFPAIVFGAFYLSAIVAPINTTYTERELKHSLQLSKPRFVFTAPSTADQTLKVCKKLKFVERVIVFGRDKLQSNAISLHDFIQKYEKKDFNVEKYVAQRVSRDQVAYIANSSGTTGMPKAVLITQMNIMSIVQGMRDTINLAKQFLGDNIVGSSVAPWFHSMGFFAMIINACSRDATFVFLPKFDNESFLRCIQEYKISTVSVVPPIMVFLAKSPLVDKYDLSSLISIACGAAALSKEVEDQVRERFLKNYNTEVMIRQAYGMSESTLRTIASTLVVKPGSVGQVLPGIYCKVVDENGKSLGPHQQGELCFKGPVIMKGYLNDTDATNNAIDKNGWLHTGDIGYYDEDEHFFIVDRLKELIKYNANQVAPAELEALLLSNSKVKDCCVIGIPDEKAGELPFAYVVKQPGVQLTEKEIVQFVADNTSKVKRLRGGAKFVDEIPRNASGKILRRQMRDMYKASKSKL; translated from the exons ATGACTACAGAAAGTGATCCCTATGTGATCTACGGCGGTGATCCGACCGAAACGGACAAAGTGGACGCTGATTGTCCCTCACTTGGTGCGATGGTTATGTCTGACTTTCAACTTGGAGAGGATAAAACGTGTTTT ataAATGGGGCAACCAACGAAAAGTGGACCTATAAAGACATGCTCGAGCAGACGAGTCTATTGGCGAGAGTACTGTATGGAGCCGGAATCCGACAGAACGATGTTGTTTCTATAGTGTCGGAAAATCGATTCGAATTCCCTGCCATCGTTTTTGGAGCATTTTATTTGAGCGCGATTGTAGCTCCAATCAATACCACGTACACCGAAC GTGAGCTGAAACATTCACTCCAACTTTCCAAGCCCAGATTTGTGTTCACAGCTCCATCCACAGCTGATCAAACACTAAAAGTGTGCAAAAAACTAAAGTTTGTGGAACGAGTGATAGTGTTCGGTAGAGACAAGCTCCAGAGTAATGCCATTTCTCTACATGACTTCATCCAGAAGTACGAGAAGAAAGATTTCAATGTCGAAAAGTATGTAGCACAAAGGGTTAGTCGGGATCAAGTGGCTTACATAGCAAACAGTTCCGGCACAACGGGCATGCCGAAAGCGGTTCTAATTACACAAATGAATATAATGAGCATCGTTCAGGGCATGCGTGATACAATCAATTTAGCAAAACAATTTCTCGGCGATAATATTGTTGGTTCTTCCGTCGCACCGTGGTTCCATTCGATGGGCTTTTTTGCAATGATCATAAATGCTTGTTCACGTGATGCCACCTTTGTGTTTCTACCGAAATTCGATAACGAATCCTTTCTACGATGCATTCAGGAGTACAAAATTTCCACCGTTTCTGTCGTACCACCGATTATGGTTTTTCTAGCTAAAAGTCCTCTGGTCGACAAGTACGATCTGTCGTCTCTAATAA GCATAGCTTGCGGAGCAGCTGCATTAAGTAAAGAAGTGGAAGATCAGGTGCgtgaaagatttttgaaaaactacaaTACGGAGGTAATGATTCGGCAAGCTTACGGTATGTCGGAATCAACACTTAGAACGATAGCTTCGACTTTGGTAGTAAAACCGGGATCAGTTGGTCAAGTCCTTCCGGGAATTTACTGTAAG GTCGTAGATGAAAATGGAAAGTCATTGGGACCGCATCAACAAGGAGAACTGTGCTTCAAAGGTCCCGTGATCATGAAAGGTTATCTAAATGATACTGATGCCACCAACAATGCCATCGACAAGAATGGATGGCTTCATACTGGCGACATTGGGTACTATGACGAAGACGAACATTTCTTCATCGTCGATCGATTGAAGGAGCTGATCAAATACAACGCAAACCAGGTAGCTCCAGCAGAACTCGAAGCATTACTGCTATCCAATTCGAAGGTTAAAGATTGTTGCGTGATCGGTATCCCAGATGAAAAGGCCGGAGAACTTCCATTCGCTTACGTTGTCAAGCAACCGGGCGTACAGCTTACAGAAAAAGAGATCGTCCAATTCGTAGCGGACAATACGAGTAAAGTGAAGCGATTGAGAGGAGGTGCGAAATTTGTCGATGAAATACCGCGAAATGCGAGTGGTAAAATACTGAGACGGCAAATGCGAGATATGTACAAGGCCtcgaaatcaaaattgtga
- the LOC119084219 gene encoding multiple inositol polyphosphate phosphatase 1-like isoform X1: MKVNLAVVVATFVACTNATLLVHDPEYCYSTDPIRSQLKMFSTTTPYDTVRGSAYNPSTCTPKRFWLVSRHGSRYPSIADRDQLLSPNDPIQSKIMENYDSGKTTLCRRDAQKIREWHLDPTFVQTAGPANLSVTGWNEIKNIARRYQTIFPGLLPRSYSQSHYFFRNSPYLRTRQTAQAFAEGLFGPDVYQRVNYTGGSWPDLFMFPFGTCPAWMELISSGSIEAQAFADGPRFQEMITQVSNKLGFVGSDRLNQTQVVALMTHCQYEQILNHLKASPFCSAFSPGNVQVYEYYNDLIFYYMCGYGYTSCRTMFKNMDCYLVQDMLDFLQAADNQRAKLSFGHDTTVQFLMVAMGLFNDRIPLTAKNFEKQLSRHWRTSLITPMAANLAVVRYDCRHDEDEVLFELNEKPLLFPGCDSNGVCKISVVLNRLSHFAKANCASLYCKN; encoded by the exons ATGAAAGTGAATTTAGCTGTAGTTGTAGCGACATTTGTCGCCTGTACAAATGCTACGCTGCTTGTACACGACCCAGAGTACTGTTACTCAACGGATCCTATTCGTTCGCAACTGAAAATGTTCTCAACAACAACGCCATACGATACAGTGAGAGGCTCAGCATACAATCCCTCCACGTGCACACCGAAACGTTTTTGGCTCGTCTCAAGACATGGATCCAGATATCCATCAATTGCTGATCGTGACCAGTTGCTATCCCCTAATGACCCTATTCAGAgtaaaattatggaaaactATGACTCGGGCAAGACAACATTGTGTAGACGCGATGCCCAGAAAATCAGGGAATGGCATTTGGACCCTACGTTCGTTCAGACTGCTGGACCAGCAAATCTTTCGGTCACTGGatggaatgaaattaaaaacattgCTAGACGTTATCAGACCATATTTCCCGGTCTTCTCCCTAGGTCCTATTCACAATCACATTATTTCTTCAGGAATTCACCCTACCTAAGAACTCGTCAAACAGCTCAGGCTTTTGCTGAAGGATTATTTGGACCTGACGTATATCAACGAGTTAATTATACGGGTGGCTCTTGGCCAGATCTGTTTATGTTTCCGTTTGGGACCTGTCCAGCATGGATGGAACTGATATCCAGTGGATCTATCGAAGCTCAAGCTTTCGCTGATGGACCAAGGTTCCAAGAGATGATAACCCAAGTCAGCAACAAGCTCGGTTTCGTTGGATCAGATCGATTGAATCAGACCCAAGTTGTTGCTCTTATGACTCACTGCCAGTACGAACAGATTTTGAATCACCTTAAAGCATCGCCATTCTGCTCAGCATTCTCACCAGGAAACGTCCAAGTGTACGAGTACTACAACGATCTAATATTCTACTATATGTGCGGTTATGGATACACGTCTTGCAGAACTATGTTTAAAAACATGGACTGCTACTTGGTTCAGGACATGTTAGACTTTTTGCAGGCTGCAGACAATCAGAGGGCAAAGCTTAGCTTCGGGCATGACACTACTGTACAGTTTCTGATGGTGGCAATGGGTTTATTCAACGATCGTATTCCGTTGACAGCaaagaatttcgaaaaacaattaTCACGCCATTGGAGAACAAGTTTGATTACACCAATGGCAGCTAATTTGGCAGTCGTCCGATACGA TTGCAGACACGATGAAGATGAGGTTTTGTTCGAGCTCAACGAAAAACCACTGCTATTTCCAGGATGTGACTCGAATGGAGTCTGTAAGATTTCTGTTGTTTTGAACAGACTCAGTCACTTTGCCaaagcaaattgtgcatcgcTTTACTGTAAGAATTAG
- the LOC119084219 gene encoding multiple inositol polyphosphate phosphatase 1-like isoform X2, translated as MKVNLLLIMAAFALCTNATMLAHNSGYCYSEDPIRSQVKMFSTTTPYAAVRGSAYNPSFCTPKRFWFIARHGSRYPSIADQDQLLSPTDPIQSKILANYNAGKTTLCERDAQNIKEWRLDPILIQTAGPANLSATGRNELINIARRYQTIFPGLLPPSYSQSHYFFRNSPYLRTRQTAQAFAEGLFGPGKYQQVNYTGGVSPDVFMAPFGACPAWSQLASGGVSEAQAFADGPRFQEMITQVSNKLGFFGSDRLNMTQVTALMTHCQYEQILNHLKASPFCSAFSPANIQVYEYYKDLAFYYMCGYGYTAYRTLFKNMDCYLVQDMLDFLQATDNQRAKLSFGHDATVQLLMVALGLLNDSLPLTANNFEKQYSRQWRTGLITPMGANLAVVRYDCRHDEDEVLFELNEKPLLFPGCDSNGVCKISVVLNRLSHFAKANCASLYCKN; from the exons ATGAAagtgaatttattgttaattaTGGCCGCGTTTGCCTTATGTACAAATGCTACAATGCTCGCACACAACTCAGGCTACTGCTATTCAGAAGATCCCATTCGATCTCAAGTGAAAATGTTCTCAACAACTACGCCATATGCAGCAGTTAGAGGTTCAGCATATAATCCCTCCTTCTGTACACCAAAACGTTTCTGGTTCATTGCCAGGCACGGTTCGAGATATCCATCAATTGCCGATCAGGACCAGTTGCTATCCCCCACTGACCCTATTCAGAGTAAAATATTGGCAAATTACAACGCGGGCAAGACAACATTGTGTGAACGCGATGCACAAAATATTAAGGAATGGCGTTTGGATCCGATCTTGATTCAAACTGCCGGACCAGCAAATCTTTCTGCGACTGGACGGAACGAGCTGATAAACATTGCTAGACGTTATCAGACGATATTTCCCGGTCTTCTTCCTCCGTCCTATTCACAATCCCATTATTTCTTCAGGAATTCACCCTATCTAAGAACTCGTCAAACAGCTCAGGCGTTTGCTGAAGGCTTATTTGGACCTGGCAAATATCAACAAGTCAATTATACTGGTGGTGTATCACCAGACGTGTTTATGGCTCCGTTTGGAGCCTGTCCGGCATGGTCCCAACTGGCATCTGGAGGTGTTAGCGAAGCTCAAGCATTCGCTGATGGGCCAAGGTTCCAAGAGATGATAACACAAGTCAGCAACAAGCTCGGTTTCTTCGGTTCAGATAGATTGAATATGACCCAAGTAACCGCTCTTATGACTCACTGCCAGTATGAACAGATTTTGAATCACCTAAAAGCATCTCCATTCTGCTCGGCATTCTCACCAGCTAACATTCAAGTGTACGAATACTACAAAGATCTGGCATTCTATTACATGTGCGGCTATGGATACACCGCTTACAGAACTCTCTTTAAAAACATGGACTGCTACTTGGTTCAGGACATGTTAGACTTTTTACAGGCTACTGATAATCAAAGGGCGAAGCTTAGCTTCGGACATGATGCCACTGTGCAATTGCTAATGGTAGCACTGGGTTTACTCAACGACTCTCTTCCGTTGActgcaaacaattttgaaaagcAATACTCACGTCAGTGGAGAACAGGTCTGATTACACCGATGGGTGCCAATTTGGCGGTTGTACGATACGA TTGCAGACACGATGAAGATGAGGTTTTGTTCGAGCTCAACGAAAAACCACTGCTATTTCCAGGATGTGACTCGAATGGAGTCTGTAAGATTTCTGTTGTTTTGAACAGACTCAGTCACTTTGCCaaagcaaattgtgcatcgcTTTACTGTAAGAATTAG
- the LOC119084219 gene encoding multiple inositol polyphosphate phosphatase 1-like isoform X3 codes for MKVNLLLIMAAFALCTNATMLAHNSGYCYSEDPIRSQVKMFSTTTPYAAVRGSAYNPSFCTPKRFWFIARHGSRYPSIADQDQLLSPTDPIQSKILANYNAGKTTLCERDAQNIKEWRLDPILIQTAGPANLSATGRNELINIARRYQTIFPGLLPPSYSQSHYFFRNSPYLRTRQTAQAFAEGLFGPGKYQQVNYTGGVSPDVFMAPFGACPAWSQLASGGVSEAQAFADGPRFQEMITQVSNKLGFFGSDRLNMTQVTALMTHCQYEQILNHLKASPFCSAFSPANIQVYEYYKDLAFYYMCGYGYTAYRTLFKNMDCYLVQDMLDFLQATDNQRAKLSFGHDATVQLLMVALGLLNDSLPLTANNFEKQYSRQWRTGLITPMGANLAVVRYDCTYGEDEVLFELNEKPLQVPGCIWNGICKISVVLNRLKSYFANGSCATLFCNN; via the exons ATGAAagtgaatttattgttaattaTGGCCGCGTTTGCCTTATGTACAAATGCTACAATGCTCGCACACAACTCAGGCTACTGCTATTCAGAAGATCCCATTCGATCTCAAGTGAAAATGTTCTCAACAACTACGCCATATGCAGCAGTTAGAGGTTCAGCATATAATCCCTCCTTCTGTACACCAAAACGTTTCTGGTTCATTGCCAGGCACGGTTCGAGATATCCATCAATTGCCGATCAGGACCAGTTGCTATCCCCCACTGACCCTATTCAGAGTAAAATATTGGCAAATTACAACGCGGGCAAGACAACATTGTGTGAACGCGATGCACAAAATATTAAGGAATGGCGTTTGGATCCGATCTTGATTCAAACTGCCGGACCAGCAAATCTTTCTGCGACTGGACGGAACGAGCTGATAAACATTGCTAGACGTTATCAGACGATATTTCCCGGTCTTCTTCCTCCGTCCTATTCACAATCCCATTATTTCTTCAGGAATTCACCCTATCTAAGAACTCGTCAAACAGCTCAGGCGTTTGCTGAAGGCTTATTTGGACCTGGCAAATATCAACAAGTCAATTATACTGGTGGTGTATCACCAGACGTGTTTATGGCTCCGTTTGGAGCCTGTCCGGCATGGTCCCAACTGGCATCTGGAGGTGTTAGCGAAGCTCAAGCATTCGCTGATGGGCCAAGGTTCCAAGAGATGATAACACAAGTCAGCAACAAGCTCGGTTTCTTCGGTTCAGATAGATTGAATATGACCCAAGTAACCGCTCTTATGACTCACTGCCAGTATGAACAGATTTTGAATCACCTAAAAGCATCTCCATTCTGCTCGGCATTCTCACCAGCTAACATTCAAGTGTACGAATACTACAAAGATCTGGCATTCTATTACATGTGCGGCTATGGATACACCGCTTACAGAACTCTCTTTAAAAACATGGACTGCTACTTGGTTCAGGACATGTTAGACTTTTTACAGGCTACTGATAATCAAAGGGCGAAGCTTAGCTTCGGACATGATGCCACTGTGCAATTGCTAATGGTAGCACTGGGTTTACTCAACGACTCTCTTCCGTTGActgcaaacaattttgaaaagcAATACTCACGTCAGTGGAGAACAGGTCTGATTACACCGATGGGTGCCAATTTGGCGGTTGTACGATACGA tTGTACATATGGTGAAGATGAGGTCTTGTTCGAACTCAACGAAAAACCATTGCAAGTCCCAGGATGTATCTGGAATGGAATATGTAAGATTTCTGTTGTTCTAAACAGACTAAAGAGTTACTTTGCCAATGGTAGTTGTGCAACTTTGTTCTGTAACAATTAG
- the LOC119084453 gene encoding ionotropic receptor 75a-like has protein sequence MKRNISTLLSVIVCLIATTVTSPTTNLIKDYIKYVNVKTVLFISCESTTKLLEKVTKLHSTDTYVNVWSISNESVASNAFNFTQFFVRPKGSHAIIVDLGCEKIKSFLGQSSQEVLFHSERAWLMFSKSIGRSYVILGQENINLDAGVTLVTRLNNSEYQISDVYNPSKLRGGRLNITTIGTWGRNRRFTLITEQTRIERRRDLGGLTLLATVTLPSPIPHNQTFMEHLESSELTQINSLDRSTYKLFKLMMEIHNFKVLIHRTDHWVTVDSRGHWTGTLGMVQRGEVDFAMTGARHQDDRYGQVDATADSYYVQLKFLFQHPKSISSSVFLSPLNEVVWIVLVLFGLFTAASLRQSFLLENKRQCTDYTYSNSFLIVFGILFQQGHRGSTNYVSSKVFVISVLLLSFLMFQFYSSFIISSLLIEPPKTIKTMRQLAHSKLKCYADDVPYVLDNLRHSQDESANEIYQQIMHDAGTRIVNVQKGLDLMKEHGYALTTDVSYAYPKLKAILTDKQICNLQEVSYIQGIYGYPVVPMKSPLKELIKLSLRKFHETGIMSHHWDIWIGKKPKCNKSNIELVQVDWAHFVSSLYVLATGITTSIGFLSIEVFTNWYCTRKTKRLRRSAPFCWIKC, from the exons ATGAAGCGAAACATAAGTACGTTACTTTCGGTCATAGTTTGTTTAATTGCCACAACAGTCACGTCGCCGACTACTAATCTGATCAAAGATTACATCAAATACGTCAACGTTAAAACTGTATTGTTCATCAGCTGTGAAAGTACCACTAAATTGTTGGAAAAGGTCACAAAACTTCATAGCACCGACACTTATGTGAATGTGTGGAGCATAAGCAACGAAAGTGTCGCTTCCAATGCATTCAATTTCACTCAATTCTTTGTTCGTCCGAAGGGTTCTCATGCAATTATAGTCGATTTAGGCTGCGAGAAAATTAAGAGTTTCCTGGGTCAATCATCGCAAGAAGTGTTGTTTCATTCCGAAAGGGCTTGGCTAATGTTTTCTAAAAGTATTGGTCGATCGTATGTTATTTTGGGACAGGAAAACATCAACCTGGACGCAGGTGTTACTTTAGTTACCCGTCTCAACAATAG TGAGTACCAAATAAGCGACGTCTACAATCCCAGTAAATTGCGAGGAGGTCGACTCAACATAACAACGATCGGTACTTGGGGAAGAAATCGTCGATTTACTTTGATCACTGAACAGACCAGGATCGAGAGACGACGAGACCTCGGTGGTTTGACATTATTGGCTACTGTAACG TTGCCGTCACCGATACCACACAATCAAACATTCATGGAACATCTAGAGTCCAGTGAATTAACACAAATTAATAGTCTCGATCGAAGTACCTACAAACTGTTTAAATTGATGATGGAAATACATAATTTCAAAGTGTTGATTCATCGAACGGATCACTGGGTGACGGTAGACTCTAGGGGACATTGGACGGGTACATTGGGTATGGTACAGCGAGGCGAAGTAGATTTTGCAATGACTGGAGCTCGACATCAAGATGATAGATATGGACAAGTGGATGCAACAGCAGATTCTTATTACGTTCA attgaaattcttattTCAACATCCGAAATCTATTTCTTCATCTGTGTTTCTATCACCTTTAAATGAGGTCGTGTGGATAGTTCTCGTTCTATTCGGGTTATTTACTGCGGCTAGTTTGAGACAATCATTTCTGCTTGAGAATAAACGACAGTGCACAGACTACACCTACAGTAACTCCTTTTTAATAGTTTTCGGGATATTGTTTCAACAAG GCCACAGAGGATCAACAAATTATGTGTCGTCAAAAGTCTTTGtcatttcagttttgttgttatcgTTTCTGATGTTTCaattctattcgtcattcatTATATCTTCACTGCTAATCGAACCACCAAAGACAATCAAAACGATGAGACAGTTGGCGCACAGCAAATTGAAATGTTATGCCGATGATGTACCGTATGTGCTCGACAATTTAAGACACTCTCAGGACGAATCGGCCAACGAGATATACCAGCAAATAATGCATGATGCAGGAACGAGAATTGTGAACGTTCAGAAAGGTTTGGACTTGATGAAAGAACACGGGTATGCGTTGACCACCGATGTCAGTTACGCATATCCAAAATTGAAAG CAATTTTAACGGACAAACAAATATGTAACTTACAAGAAGTATCATACATCCAAGGCATCTACGGCTATCCAGTCGTTCCAATGAAATCTCCGCTAAAGGAATTGATTAAATTGAG CCTTAGGAAGTTTCACGAGACTGGTATAATGAGCCACCATTGGGACATATGGATCGGAAAAAAGCCCAAGTGTAACAAGTCAAACATTGAGCTAGTGCAGGTGGATTGGGCGCATTTCGTTTCATCTCTGTACGTACTCGCAACGGGAATCACAACAAGCATTGGTTTTCTATCAATTGAAGTGTTTACGAATTGGTACTGTAcgagaaaaacaaaacgtttACGACGTTCAGCGCCATTTTGTTggattaaatgttaa